A genomic region of Nitrospirota bacterium contains the following coding sequences:
- a CDS encoding efflux RND transporter periplasmic adaptor subunit yields the protein MNKRAVLILAACAALIAGLLFLGYSKLGGDLLGKSSQQKTVQQATPGGHAGHGGAPPPPQASGEPEQPVPEAAEEEPQIVEIPEDKQQMIGVRTVAASVKPLRKVVRTVGRIEYDERKIATVNTKIEGWLERLYVNTTGQYVAKGAPLAAVYSPELVATQQEYLNALRWAKQGGAAQEGARGPDSIGGALDKMFSRDAGAMREAARQRLRLWDIKDPEIKRIEESGQPIRTLTIHSPVSGYVVQKAALQGMRVMPGERLFDIADLSTVWVIADIYEYDLPLIQPGQTASIGLSYLPDKVFTSKIDFIYPVLAGETRTAKARFVIPNPGGRLRPQMFTNVEIGIDLGRKLVIPEDAVINTGTKQIVYVDKGEGSFEPREIATGITAEGMVEVVRGLAAGEKVAGSAAFLIDSEARLKGVVQ from the coding sequence ATGAATAAAAGAGCTGTCCTTATCCTCGCCGCCTGCGCGGCGCTCATCGCAGGGCTCCTTTTCCTGGGCTATTCGAAGCTCGGTGGCGATCTGCTGGGCAAGTCCTCGCAGCAGAAGACGGTGCAGCAGGCAACGCCCGGCGGCCACGCAGGCCACGGGGGCGCGCCTCCTCCGCCGCAAGCGTCAGGAGAGCCGGAGCAGCCGGTGCCCGAGGCCGCAGAGGAGGAGCCGCAGATCGTCGAGATTCCCGAGGATAAGCAGCAGATGATCGGCGTCAGGACCGTCGCCGCTTCGGTCAAGCCGCTCCGGAAGGTGGTCCGGACCGTGGGGCGCATCGAATACGATGAGCGGAAGATAGCTACGGTCAATACCAAGATCGAGGGCTGGCTCGAACGGCTCTACGTGAATACCACCGGCCAGTACGTTGCCAAAGGCGCTCCCCTCGCCGCGGTGTACAGCCCGGAGCTCGTCGCCACCCAGCAGGAGTACCTCAATGCCCTCAGGTGGGCGAAACAGGGCGGCGCAGCGCAGGAGGGTGCGCGGGGGCCGGACAGTATCGGAGGCGCACTGGATAAAATGTTCTCCCGCGACGCCGGAGCCATGCGCGAGGCGGCGCGGCAGCGGCTGAGGCTGTGGGATATCAAGGATCCGGAAATAAAGAGGATCGAGGAGTCGGGGCAGCCGATCCGCACCCTCACCATCCACAGCCCCGTCAGCGGCTACGTGGTGCAGAAGGCGGCGCTCCAGGGCATGCGGGTGATGCCCGGAGAACGGCTCTTCGATATCGCCGACCTCTCGACCGTGTGGGTCATTGCTGATATCTATGAATACGATCTGCCGCTGATTCAGCCAGGCCAGACCGCGAGCATCGGCCTGAGCTATCTCCCGGACAAGGTCTTCACCTCGAAGATCGATTTCATCTATCCCGTGCTGGCGGGCGAGACGAGGACCGCCAAGGCGCGCTTCGTCATCCCCAACCCGGGCGGCAGGCTGAGGCCGCAGATGTTCACCAATGTCGAGATCGGCATCGACCTCGGCCGCAAGCTCGTCATCCCCGAGGACGCGGTCATCAATACCGGAACGAAGCAGATCGTCTATGTGGATAAAGGCGAAGGCTCGTTCGAACCCCGCGAGATAGCGACCGGCATCACTGCCGAAGGGATGGTCGAGGTGGTGCGGGGGCTCGCCGCGGGCGAAAAGGTCGCCGGCTCAGCCGCCTTCCTCATCGACTCCGAAGCGCGCCTCAAGGGCGTCGTGCAGTAG
- a CDS encoding TolC family protein, protein MTRQKTPRLVRRRQPLYVHVISVALCSVVALLFTAGAEGAEELALKPLIEEALKNSPEIQAAEARTSAAQYRIPQAKSLPDPMLMFGYQNEGWERYTYGEMADAQWMYSVSQMFPFPGKRGLKGDMAARDAESRSAAANAVRLKTVARVKELYYDLALAYKNLDLLKEREGLFSKIEDAALARYSAGMAPQQEVLMAQTEKYMLLEKEEMQKQKIQSLEAMLNTTVGRPATSPLGRPAEPSFTSFVRSLNEMIAVAQANSPEVRAREKMIAAAEAKVKMAKKEYYPDFTVAASVFQRGGEFDDMWSLTTTVNIPLYYKTKQRQGVHEAEAERAEARNELEATKLMLASGIRDTYAMLTASERLMDVYKSGLIPKTYQDFESALSGYGTGRTEAITVINRLKAIVDFENSYWAQLVEHEKAIARLEALAGIMDSGKGEARHE, encoded by the coding sequence CGGCGCGGAGGGAGCCGAAGAGCTCGCCCTGAAGCCGCTGATCGAAGAGGCGCTGAAGAACAGTCCCGAAATCCAGGCCGCGGAAGCGCGCACGTCGGCGGCGCAGTACCGGATACCCCAGGCGAAGAGTCTTCCCGACCCCATGCTGATGTTCGGGTACCAGAACGAGGGTTGGGAGCGCTACACCTACGGCGAGATGGCGGACGCGCAGTGGATGTACTCCGTCTCCCAGATGTTCCCCTTCCCCGGAAAGCGGGGGCTCAAGGGCGACATGGCGGCCAGGGATGCGGAGAGCCGGTCGGCAGCGGCCAATGCCGTACGGCTGAAGACCGTCGCCCGGGTGAAGGAGCTCTACTATGACCTTGCGCTGGCATACAAGAATCTCGATCTCCTCAAGGAGCGAGAGGGGCTCTTCTCGAAGATAGAGGACGCGGCGCTCGCCCGTTACTCGGCGGGGATGGCGCCCCAGCAGGAAGTGCTCATGGCGCAGACCGAGAAGTACATGCTCCTCGAAAAAGAGGAGATGCAGAAGCAGAAGATACAATCCCTCGAGGCGATGCTGAATACGACGGTAGGGAGGCCCGCGACCTCCCCGCTCGGCAGGCCGGCGGAGCCGTCGTTCACTTCCTTCGTCCGCAGCCTGAACGAGATGATCGCGGTCGCCCAGGCGAACTCCCCGGAAGTAAGGGCGAGGGAAAAGATGATCGCTGCAGCCGAGGCAAAAGTGAAGATGGCGAAGAAGGAGTATTATCCCGACTTCACGGTGGCGGCGAGCGTCTTTCAGCGCGGCGGCGAGTTCGACGATATGTGGAGCCTGACGACGACCGTCAACATTCCCCTCTATTATAAAACGAAACAGAGGCAGGGGGTCCATGAGGCGGAGGCCGAGAGGGCGGAGGCGCGGAACGAGCTCGAAGCGACGAAGCTGATGCTGGCGTCGGGCATACGCGATACCTATGCGATGCTGACGGCGTCGGAGCGCTTAATGGATGTCTACAAGAGCGGCCTCATCCCCAAGACCTACCAGGACTTCGAGTCCGCCCTCTCCGGCTACGGCACCGGAAGGACCGAGGCGATCACCGTCATCAACCGGCTCAAGGCGATCGTCGATTTCGAGAACTCCTACTGGGCGCAGCTCGTCGAGCATGAGAAGGCGATCGCCCGCCTCGAGGCCCTGGCAGGGATCATGGACTCCGGAAAGGGAGAGGCACGCCATGAATAA